One part of the Aspergillus luchuensis IFO 4308 DNA, chromosome 5, nearly complete sequence genome encodes these proteins:
- a CDS encoding uncharacterized protein (COG:S;~EggNog:ENOG410PQ3E;~InterPro:IPR036864,IPR001138;~PFAM:PF00172;~go_function: GO:0000981 - DNA-binding transcription factor activity, RNA polymerase II-specific [Evidence IEA];~go_function: GO:0008270 - zinc ion binding [Evidence IEA];~go_process: GO:0006355 - regulation of transcription, DNA-templated [Evidence IEA]) produces the protein MRVKQRSVCQNCRSRKLGCDGKAPECSQCLLTGRQCPGYPVNWSFVQSQSQPARSRRSPSNLSNRDHSPRDTAEHESSLSNIAFRPLEETHLLPTSEAGYNLHRAEQVDFIIRSYVPDEELELPGIISNEPRPRICGSWVEVLPSLSENTDSNIILAASKALSTSIMSRGFPGRVSGVDSTRNYLNALKLMRKELSTANISSDRELLASIMCLSLAEVMFPGPSEGLNMHIDAVAQILQANGPQRYQTGVAHRLFIGFRPLLMINAIQCRTPSFLGSDNWKTTPFAILSPSPMQSLLSQAAALPTILHTLDNLSGPGTSNQNQCESIRILKCFEDLLNRLNEWEASEFNNATSPLYWYRDQDAEEIPCMWFPSITMANAITYIWAFRIICLCEMERLASSLPQPSFEYLRILKEQHIESVQISSETLMRQICESMEYLLQGEMKLFGPASTILPLQVAYAVATMNGNQHNAQLPTLKRIVERLVLKGLQSFPILIFEKNSFLHRWAR, from the exons ATGAGGGTCAAGCAACGGTCCGTTTGCCAAAACTGCAGATCGAGGAAACTTGGT TGCGACGGAAAGGCACCTGAGTGTAGTCAGTGTCTACTAACAGGCCGCCAATGTCCAGGGTACCCAGTGAACTGGTCCTTCGTACAGAGCCAATCACAACCCGCCCGGAGTAGAAGATCACCATCGAACCTATCAAATCGGGATCACAGCCCCCGAGACACTGCAGAACATGAATCATCCTTATCGAACATTGCTTTTCGACCGTTGGAAGAAACTCATTTGCTTCCAACTTCAGAAGCAGGCTACAACTTGCATCGTGCCGAGCAGGTTGACTTCATCATAAGGAGCTATGTGCCCGACGAAGAGTTAGAGCTCCCTGGCATTATCTCTAATGAGCCACGGCCTCGCATATGTGGCTCATGGGTCGAAGTTCTTCCCAGTCTGAGCGAAAACACTGATTCTAATATCATTCTCGCTGCCTCGAAAGCTTTATCCACCTCAATCATGTCCCGGGGGTTCCCAGGAAGAGTCTCAGGTGTCGACAGCACGCGCAACTACCTTAACGCACTCAAGCTGATGCGGAAAGAGCTCAGCACGGCGAATATATCATCAGATCGAGAGCTACTGGCATCAATAATGTGCCTCAGCTTGGCAGAG GTTATGTTTCCTGGTCCAAGTGAAGGTTTAAATATGCATATAGATGCTGTGGCACAAATCCTTCAGGCAAATGGACCCCAGCGTTATCAAACCGGAGTTGCCCACAGGTTATTTATCGGCTTCCGCCCTTTATTG ATGATAAACGCAATCCAATGCCGAACTCCATCTTTCCTGGGGTCGGATAACTGGAAGACGACCCCTTTTGCAATACTTAGCCCATCCCCAATGCAAAGCCTTCTTAGTCAGGCCGCTGCGCTTCCAACTATTTTACATACATTGGATAACTTATCTGGTCCAGGTACTTCGAATCAAAACCAATGCGAGTCTATACGCATATTGAAATGTTTTGAAGACTTGTTGAACAGGTTAAATGAGTGGGAGGCATCTGAATTTAACAATGCGACGTCTCCCCTTTACTGGTACCGAGATCAGGATGCAGAAGAAATCCCATGTATGTGGTTTCCTAGTATTACTATGGCCAACGCAATCACCTATATCTGGGCGTTTCGCATCATATGTCTCTGCGAGATGGAGCGTCTTGCGTCGTCTCTCCCACAGCCGAGCTTTGAATACCTGAGGATCTTGAAGGAACAACACATTGAGAGTGTTCAAATAAGTTCAGAGACACTCATGAGGCAGATATGCGAAAGTATGGAGTATCTTCTCCAGGGGGAAATGAAACTCTTCGGTCCTGCTTCCACAATCCTGCCTCTTCAGGTGGCCTACGCGGTAGCCACAATGAATGGTAATCAGCACAACGCGCAATTACCCACCTTGAAGAGAATTGTCGAGCGGCTAGTTCTCAAGGGACTTCAATCTTTTCCAATATTGATATTCGAAAAGAACTCTTTCCTTCACAGATGGGCTAGATAA
- the ISC1_1 gene encoding putative isochorismatase family hydrolase (COG:Q;~EggNog:ENOG410PN9I;~InterPro:IPR000868,IPR036380;~PFAM:PF00857;~antiSMASH:Cluster_5.6) — MSSSSPAKSLRQLLGAPPSTASVQDSTLIIIDAQNEYACGHLQIEGVSDSRKVISDLLTKYRTNGTHNGSNIVHVVHQTPPGAPVFTPGTHLENEFDELTPVYGEKVISKNFPSSFAQTELHEYLSSLGAVGKKIVLVGYMAHVCVSTTARAGNELGYEVVVVRDAVGDRNIPGVEAATLKDVALSELEDAFATVVSARDITA; from the coding sequence atgtcttcttcctccccagcaaAATCTCTCCGCCAACTTCTTGGTGCTCCTCCATCAACCGCTTCAGTCCAAGACTCCACtctgatcatcatcgacgctCAAAATGAGTACGCTTGCGGCCACCTCCAGATCGAGGGCGTCTCTGACAGCCGCAAAGTAATTTCAGACCTTTTGACCAAGTACCGCACCAACGGTACTCACAACGGCAGCAACATCGTCCACGTTGTTCACCAGACCCCACCAGGCGCACCCGTCTTCACACCGGGCACACACCTAGAAAATGAGTTCGACGAACTCACTCCTGTGTATGGGGAGAAAGTTATCAGCAAGAACTTCCCTAGTTCTTTCGCCCAGACGGAATTGCACGAGTACTTGAGCAGTCTCGGAGCTGTTGGGAAGAAGATCGTGCTGGTCGGCTATATGGCGCACGTGTGTGTCTCTACGACTGCCAGGGCTGGCAATGAACTTGGTTATGAGGTTGTAGTCGTGCGTGATGCGGTGGGCGATCGGAATATTCCTGGAGTGGAGGCTGCAACTTTGAAGGATGTGGCGTTGAGTGAGCTGGAGGATGCTTTCGCGACGGTTGTCTCTGCTCGTGATATTACTGCCTAG
- a CDS encoding uncharacterized protein (COG:O;~EggNog:ENOG410PX8Y;~InterPro:IPR016135,IPR023313,IPR000608;~PFAM:PF00179): protein MDIIHHQNHLSITTALTYLTTPIPCYSLRRIRAEYLAATKNGPASPQCNFISFRPVSPDHLFDIIGTIAGPVGSLYEGGLFHIHIRIPPLYPDLPPVCMFMTKIWHPNIGPYGEVCLNILQDEWSQALSVRTVLLSLSAMLGDPGMGVEGGNVVYGFANEDAGSMFLDNRAMFEMAARDWTRMYASGADALE, encoded by the coding sequence ATggacatcatccaccaccaaaaccaccTCTCTATTACGACCGCCCTAACCTACCTCACTACACCCATCCCATGCTACTCCCTCCGCCGTATCCGAGCTGAATATCTCGCCGCCACCAAAAACGGCCCAGCATCACCACAATGCAATTTCATCTCATTCCGCCCCGTCAGCCCCGACCacctcttcgacatcatcggcACGATAGCCGGTCCGGTTGGCAGTCTTTACGAAGGAGGCCTTTTCCATATCCACATCCGCATCCCACCATTGTATCCCGATCTACCGCCGGTATGCATGTTCATGACGAAGATCTGGCATCCGAACATTGGTCCGTACGGGGAAGTCTGTTTGAATATTTTGCAAGATGAGTGGAGTCAGGCACTTTCTGTGCGGACCGTTCTGCTGTCACTTTCTGCTATGTTGGGGGAtccggggatgggggtggaaggTGGTAATGTTGTGTATGGCTTTGCGAATGAGGACGCGGGGAGCATGTTTTTGGATAATCGGGCGATGTTTGAGATGGCTGCGAGAGATTGGACGAGAATGTATGCCTCCGGGGCGGACGCTTTAGAGTGA